The region GGTCACCCTTGATATGTTGGTTAGGAACAACGTTGATGGTACACTGGGACATGCCATTTATAGAAAGCCACTTCACACCAACATATCTACAGGCCAATAGTTGTAACTATCTAGTTCAATGTGAAGGGTGACTTCATAGCTTAGTTCACAGATCCTAATTCATATCAGACCCTGTGAGTGCCAGCCGAATGTCCATTTTGAGGTCACCTTCCATCAGAATGGTTGCAGTGAAAGATCAGATGTGCATTGCATTATTGATCAACAGTGCAATGGGTGTGTAATGACAATACCAAGGTGACATGTAAGCCGACAGTCTTCTTGCCTAAAGCAGCGAGCATTTCCAAGAGGATTTGTCATATGTTGCAGTAACatgatgtgaaatctgttcatccaCCAAGTAAGATAAGGATTTTTATGTTCTGTTAAGGATTATTTCTGTCTGTGTAAGGCGGGTGTCTACCGTATTATTTGTAGTTTTAGTATGTCATATTAGTCAGAATATCAATGCTGTGGAGAATCGATGTAATGAGCATTAAGTGTCACACGTGCTTACAATGgccgagcaaatctgctattgcaggcACCAGTCATTCAATCAAACAGAACAtgggagattctggcatgcacttcccaCTATTGGGGTAGTTTTCTGGAACCAGTTGGGATTAAATTAGCAAATAACTTTAAAAACAGATATGGAGGTCTCCGTTTAATTTCTGTCTTGAATCATCCTCTCTCTCTCGTCAGAGGCACAAAGTTAATACAACCTTACCCATTAATAATTAATTTTCAAAATaggcaacttcagacattagttgcctTTAGTTGTGTGATGGTGTTAGTTTTcacagcctgtgtgtgtgtgtgtgtgtgtgtgtgtccgtctgtcCAGAACTGTTGAATGGCAAAAGTCCTCTGAGGGCTGAGCAGGGGGTGGTCCAATTCCGTCAGATTCTAATTGTTTGTATCAGTGTTAGCAATATTACACTCAATTAGATTATTATACTCCAAAGAAATACCTgtttaaaaaaacaacaaaattaaaaggaaTTACTATGCCTGTTTTAAACTTCTTCCATTCTTCATTTCAATTtgcaacatttttcttttctgGTTGTGATTTGGTTTGTGTGTAAGTCAGTATCCCATTCTTATTTGCAGGAAGTTTCACTGGTTTCTCAAGCTTTCACTTTATTCAGCTCACACTGCTTTCAGTTCTTTACCGATTACTTTATTCTGGCTTGTGGTAAGCagcatatctgcccccccccccctcccccccacacacacacacacacacttatttcttTTGTGATAAATCAGGAGAGAAATAATGAACATTATTTGCTTTCGATAGTGACATTCTCTAAAAATAGATCTTAGGTGAAATTTGGTACAATAGCCTACAGTTACAGTAATTTTGAAAAATCTGAACACGTAGTCCAGTTGTTTTAGGTACTATTATCAATACTGGCTAAAAAAATGCAACATATAATGACTAACAGTAAACAATACCTCCTTACACAGAAATGAGTCTTATAAATACACTGTCACATACTTTATGAATGTTAACTGTTATTAACTAGATacataaaatatttcagttacttacCCATGCCCACAAAATCTACTATTTTGTCGTAATTTCCAGCTTGGACAGCAGGTTCCCGGAACCTGGCAGAAAAGTCATCACCCACACTGGATGCTCTACCAGTCTTGTCAACCACTGGGGAAACTCTTGGCACAGATGCACCTGTTTCATCACTGGAAATTTGTGCATCATTCTCCAGTGGAGATGACAGGTCATTTACTGCATCAGAACCTGATGCTTCCTCACCATCTAATAGAAGCAGCTGTTCATTCACCTCAAAACCAAATGTCAATTCCACTGGTGCTGAGTCTCCatagtttgttccactatcatcatcattcataatgATCACTGGTGGACGAGGGCAGCTTACAGATGACACTTTCCTGCTCGCCGACCTATGTTTTGCTGGAGGTGGCACTGTACTTTGACTTACAGGTGTGGGATAAATACAAGGTGTAGGAGACATCTCATGATTTTGAGTCACTGATGAGATGGTATGTTGTTCAGGCTGTGGACTGGGGTTATAATTGGAGGTAGGTTTTGCTTCTTGTGAAGCACTGTCTTGACACGGAGATTTTTGGGAGGATGGGCAAGATTGGTTCTGCAATGGATTAGATTGAAGCACAGTTGGTAGCACTGTATTCAACACTTTTGTATCTTGCACTGCTGTAGGCACTTGATTAGGCAAACACACTCCTGCTGCAGGTGAGTTTGCCTGCTGTCCTTGAGGCAGTGAATCACAGTTACCAGATACTGAACTCTGCAAAGGAGCAGCTTGCTGACAAGGAAGTTTACCGAGTTTCCGTTCCGCTTTATCACACACCAAGCTCTCCTCCAATGACGGATATTCACTGTCAAGTAAAATGTTTACGGGATGTTCTGGTGGTTTCACATTGGTTTTAGGGTTAGACTCTACTTCAGCTGAGTAAGGAGGCACTAATTTGAAATCTGTAGTTGTGTTCGTCATAGCATCCTTTTTCGTACGAGAATCAGGGATAGGGTTTAAAAATTTGGCAGAAGGTTCAACAGGATCCGTGTCTTGATTCACACTAGATGCTGGAGAAGTATCATCACCAGATGTTGAACTATTTGGGGCATTGGTGCTTGCATTGCTGTGACTACTGTTAGCACTGCTAGAGTTTGGTGAGGCAGGATTGTTACCCAATTTTGAGCCACTAACTGGGGGAGCTCCAATATTGACTTTGGGTCCAGTTATAAATTGTGGATTACTGCTAGGAGTACTTGTGGAAGAAGTCGTCGGAGGAGATATAACAACTCCTTTAGGAACAGACACTGCTGGCCACTTACTATTACCAAAACCAACACCCCCATAAACACCTTGTGATGTGGTAacatttacagacgccatttttgcAATGTCTGCATACGACGCCTGAGGTGTTGAGCCACTGGATGTCGATGTTTGGTCCAATGTGGGACGTGCAGTTGTAGAAGACACTGGTAGTGAATGGACACTGTCTAAGTCACTACTGTCAGACTTATCTGATGGTGGTACACTGGAAGTCGACTTTCGACGGCAGTGTTCAGGTGAACGTGGACGACGGTACTGATAAAGCACAACACTGCCACCACTATCATCAGCTGTTCTGTCATGTGGAGGGAAGCCACTGTTACCATTGAATGTCTTTTTCTGGTGGTATCCACTTTCACGACTTCCTTGACACACTGCTGGATACTGAGTTGTGTTATACTGCCCCCCACCAGAACGTCtcccatcgtcagcaaacaacgttACACCAGACGAAGGGTTACTCCGAATACCACTGCTACTACGTCGTTTCTTCCGACGCTTCTTGCTTTCAAACACACAGAATCCTGTTTCTTCACCAGTTCCTGAAACACTGCCACTAGCTGGTGCTGGTGTCGCATCACGTTCAGGTCTGCGCCTATCATCACTCACTGGTCCCCTACGTTTGCGTCCACCACCTGGATGAGACGAGGAACTGTCATCTGTGGAGGAAACAGCAGCCTCGTTACAGGAGTATTGATGGTCTTCTGGTCCCCACGAGCGTCTGTCTACTCCAGAAGTACGGCCAACTGAGTCAATTTCTTGTAAAGTTTGTTTCTTCATTCGACGCTGGACTGAAATGTTTTCTGCATGAAGACCACCTGATTCTGGACCAGCTGTCAGATCCTCTATCTTCCTGTTAGATATTTCTTCCATGCTGTTTGACTTCTTTAGTTTGGATTCAGTGCTTTTGTCAACAGTAGGACCATTTCGGTGTTCTTTGGGAATCTGTTTGCTACTTCTATTACCTTTCGAAGGCTTCTCTTCATCCTCGTCAATTATTATACTGCTGTTGGCACTCTTCTGTTCTTTCCTTGGCTTTGTTCCAGCAACTATCTCATCCTTACGGAGATTATTACGTTGCTGCTTGTTGTTAAAGTTAAGAGGACCGTTACTGTGAGATGAACTTTTCGCTTTTCCTTTCCCTTCTGTATCAGACTCTATGAACTTAATAAGTGTGTCCAGATCTCTATCACCTCGATACCCTTCAATGTTATGTGACATGATGAAGTTGCTCTCATTATTTGTCTGTGGAAAAAAGAAAACTAAGTTACCACAGAG is a window of Schistocerca gregaria isolate iqSchGreg1 chromosome 8, iqSchGreg1.2, whole genome shotgun sequence DNA encoding:
- the LOC126284672 gene encoding mucin-19 isoform X4 — encoded protein: MAPWPEQGNEPKAPDKICGKTGENALLDTSRVSCCASDDVEVSATLNKSDDKQVEEKNPNVSNLDDGQLKALLDEAITYKCPKDREGKSDLFRELLQEVEADESDSRRSGCTSVTSGTASVASSRCYSGNRRRGIPSRRDVTAVSERQTRGGSLQNLVHAASSEFDTTGFGGHGPAGRRRGARQKEQRATSVSARQREGGSLPSNVNVGGDCLLEDSRRRRRDPASAPVEDLAAAATAPARCGGGPGAIASLPVCHSSSDTDSTAVSDSVCGASDGGRPIPTSTISDRRDIGVAGGSDCEIGTELEVVQRSETAPRVPNFTSHATLEVGGKSISNRDSEVDTTVTLPLGLLQWSLPVVLQREKGSASVPVVNGVDQSPLQLASSYNSVKCIMGSVARSGSGAQEERTVSTTSAATKGNDAVLKRSVGAEAAKSGVAIHNNYPMQMQHLSVLSLPPNTWIATSLGSEQVGRVFQGSKDFPSDIKAKSLDENGNAVNRLESGQSNERKSKTRRTKTNNESNFIMSHNIEGYRGDRDLDTLIKFIESDTEGKGKAKSSSHSNGPLNFNNKQQRNNLRKDEIVAGTKPRKEQKSANSSIIIDEDEEKPSKGNRSSKQIPKEHRNGPTVDKSTESKLKKSNSMEEISNRKIEDLTAGPESGGLHAENISVQRRMKKQTLQEIDSVGRTSGVDRRSWGPEDHQYSCNEAAVSSTDDSSSSHPGGGRKRRGPVSDDRRRPERDATPAPASGSVSGTGEETGFCVFESKKRRKKRRSSSGIRSNPSSGVTLFADDGRRSGGGQYNTTQYPAVCQGSRESGYHQKKTFNGNSGFPPHDRTADDSGGSVVLYQYRRPRSPEHCRRKSTSSVPPSDKSDSSDLDSVHSLPVSSTTARPTLDQTSTSSGSTPQASYADIAKMASVNVTTSQGVYGGVGFGNSKWPAVSVPKGVVISPPTTSSTSTPSSNPQFITGPKVNIGAPPVSGSKLGNNPASPNSSSANSSHSNASTNAPNSSTSGDDTSPASSVNQDTDPVEPSAKFLNPIPDSRTKKDAMTNTTTDFKLVPPYSAEVESNPKTNVKPPEHPVNILLDSEYPSLEESLVCDKAERKLGKLPCQQAAPLQSSVSGNCDSLPQGQQANSPAAGVCLPNQVPTAVQDTKVLNTVLPTVLQSNPLQNQSCPSSQKSPCQDSASQEAKPTSNYNPSPQPEQHTISSVTQNHEMSPTPCIYPTPVSQSTVPPPAKHRSASRKVSSVSCPRPPVIIMNDDDSGTNYGDSAPVELTFGFEVNEQLLLLDGEEASGSDAVNDLSSPLENDAQISSDETGASVPRVSPVVDKTGRASSVGDDFSARFREPAVQAGNYDKIVDFVGMAWDDVLKEMSSTAVQSGAKVRYYSGQ
- the LOC126284672 gene encoding mucin-19 isoform X1; the encoded protein is MAPWPEQGNEPKAPDKICGKTGENALLDTSRVSCCASDDVEVSATLNKSDDKQGTRLRGARRRSSRGFHGAAQRRLHRRPEPEACLVVGGQDWTTRLTAMTLVVRVCCQQRSLDVVGRRVSFPSARVEEKNPNVSNLDDGQLKALLDEAITYKCPKDREGKSDLFRELLQEVEADESDSRRSGCTSVTSGTASVASSRCYSGNRRRGIPSRRDVTAVSERQTRGGSLQNLVHAASSEFDTTGFGGHGPAGRRRGARQKEQRATSVSARQREGGSLPSNVNVGGDCLLEDSRRRRRDPASAPVEDLAAAATAPARCGGGPGAIASLPVCHSSSDTDSTAVSDSVCGASDGGRPIPTSTISDRRDIGVAGGSDCEIGTELEVVQRSETAPRVPNFTSHATLEVGGKSISNRDSEVDTTVTLPLGLLQREKGSASVPVVNGVDQSPLQLASSYNSVKCIMGSVARSGSGAQEERTVSTTSAATKGNDAVLKRSVGAEAAKSGVAIHNNYPMQMQHLSVLSLPPNTWIATSLGSEQVGRVFQGSKDFPSDIKAKSLDENGNAVNRLESGQSNERKSKTRRTKTNNESNFIMSHNIEGYRGDRDLDTLIKFIESDTEGKGKAKSSSHSNGPLNFNNKQQRNNLRKDEIVAGTKPRKEQKSANSSIIIDEDEEKPSKGNRSSKQIPKEHRNGPTVDKSTESKLKKSNSMEEISNRKIEDLTAGPESGGLHAENISVQRRMKKQTLQEIDSVGRTSGVDRRSWGPEDHQYSCNEAAVSSTDDSSSSHPGGGRKRRGPVSDDRRRPERDATPAPASGSVSGTGEETGFCVFESKKRRKKRRSSSGIRSNPSSGVTLFADDGRRSGGGQYNTTQYPAVCQGSRESGYHQKKTFNGNSGFPPHDRTADDSGGSVVLYQYRRPRSPEHCRRKSTSSVPPSDKSDSSDLDSVHSLPVSSTTARPTLDQTSTSSGSTPQASYADIAKMASVNVTTSQGVYGGVGFGNSKWPAVSVPKGVVISPPTTSSTSTPSSNPQFITGPKVNIGAPPVSGSKLGNNPASPNSSSANSSHSNASTNAPNSSTSGDDTSPASSVNQDTDPVEPSAKFLNPIPDSRTKKDAMTNTTTDFKLVPPYSAEVESNPKTNVKPPEHPVNILLDSEYPSLEESLVCDKAERKLGKLPCQQAAPLQSSVSGNCDSLPQGQQANSPAAGVCLPNQVPTAVQDTKVLNTVLPTVLQSNPLQNQSCPSSQKSPCQDSASQEAKPTSNYNPSPQPEQHTISSVTQNHEMSPTPCIYPTPVSQSTVPPPAKHRSASRKVSSVSCPRPPVIIMNDDDSGTNYGDSAPVELTFGFEVNEQLLLLDGEEASGSDAVNDLSSPLENDAQISSDETGASVPRVSPVVDKTGRASSVGDDFSARFREPAVQAGNYDKIVDFVGMAWDDVLKEMSSTAVQSGAKVRYYSGQ
- the LOC126284672 gene encoding mucin-19 isoform X2, encoding MAPWPEQGNEPKAPDKICGKTGENALLDTSRVSCCASDDVEVSATLNKSDDKQVCCQQRSLDVVGRRVSFPSARVEEKNPNVSNLDDGQLKALLDEAITYKCPKDREGKSDLFRELLQEVEADESDSRRSGCTSVTSGTASVASSRCYSGNRRRGIPSRRDVTAVSERQTRGGSLQNLVHAASSEFDTTGFGGHGPAGRRRGARQKEQRATSVSARQREGGSLPSNVNVGGDCLLEDSRRRRRDPASAPVEDLAAAATAPARCGGGPGAIASLPVCHSSSDTDSTAVSDSVCGASDGGRPIPTSTISDRRDIGVAGGSDCEIGTELEVVQRSETAPRVPNFTSHATLEVGGKSISNRDSEVDTTVTLPLGLLQWSLPVVLQREKGSASVPVVNGVDQSPLQLASSYNSVKCIMGSVARSGSGAQEERTVSTTSAATKGNDAVLKRSVGAEAAKSGVAIHNNYPMQMQHLSVLSLPPNTWIATSLGSEQVGRVFQGSKDFPSDIKAKSLDENGNAVNRLESGQSNERKSKTRRTKTNNESNFIMSHNIEGYRGDRDLDTLIKFIESDTEGKGKAKSSSHSNGPLNFNNKQQRNNLRKDEIVAGTKPRKEQKSANSSIIIDEDEEKPSKGNRSSKQIPKEHRNGPTVDKSTESKLKKSNSMEEISNRKIEDLTAGPESGGLHAENISVQRRMKKQTLQEIDSVGRTSGVDRRSWGPEDHQYSCNEAAVSSTDDSSSSHPGGGRKRRGPVSDDRRRPERDATPAPASGSVSGTGEETGFCVFESKKRRKKRRSSSGIRSNPSSGVTLFADDGRRSGGGQYNTTQYPAVCQGSRESGYHQKKTFNGNSGFPPHDRTADDSGGSVVLYQYRRPRSPEHCRRKSTSSVPPSDKSDSSDLDSVHSLPVSSTTARPTLDQTSTSSGSTPQASYADIAKMASVNVTTSQGVYGGVGFGNSKWPAVSVPKGVVISPPTTSSTSTPSSNPQFITGPKVNIGAPPVSGSKLGNNPASPNSSSANSSHSNASTNAPNSSTSGDDTSPASSVNQDTDPVEPSAKFLNPIPDSRTKKDAMTNTTTDFKLVPPYSAEVESNPKTNVKPPEHPVNILLDSEYPSLEESLVCDKAERKLGKLPCQQAAPLQSSVSGNCDSLPQGQQANSPAAGVCLPNQVPTAVQDTKVLNTVLPTVLQSNPLQNQSCPSSQKSPCQDSASQEAKPTSNYNPSPQPEQHTISSVTQNHEMSPTPCIYPTPVSQSTVPPPAKHRSASRKVSSVSCPRPPVIIMNDDDSGTNYGDSAPVELTFGFEVNEQLLLLDGEEASGSDAVNDLSSPLENDAQISSDETGASVPRVSPVVDKTGRASSVGDDFSARFREPAVQAGNYDKIVDFVGMAWDDVLKEMSSTAVQSGAKVRYYSGQ
- the LOC126284672 gene encoding mucin-19 isoform X3, whose amino-acid sequence is MAPWPEQGNEPKAPDKICGKTGENALLDTSRVSCCASDDVEVSATLNKSDDKQVCCQQRSLDVVGRRVSFPSARVEEKNPNVSNLDDGQLKALLDEAITYKCPKDREGKSDLFRELLQEVEADESDSRRSGCTSVTSGTASVASSRCYSGNRRRGIPSRRDVTAVSERQTRGGSLQNLVHAASSEFDTTGFGGHGPAGRRRGARQKEQRATSVSARQREGGSLPSNVNVGGDCLLEDSRRRRRDPASAPVEDLAAAATAPARCGGGPGAIASLPVCHSSSDTDSTAVSDSVCGASDGGRPIPTSTISDRRDIGVAGGSDCEIGTELEVVQRSETAPRVPNFTSHATLEVGGKSISNRDSEVDTTVTLPLGLLQREKGSASVPVVNGVDQSPLQLASSYNSVKCIMGSVARSGSGAQEERTVSTTSAATKGNDAVLKRSVGAEAAKSGVAIHNNYPMQMQHLSVLSLPPNTWIATSLGSEQVGRVFQGSKDFPSDIKAKSLDENGNAVNRLESGQSNERKSKTRRTKTNNESNFIMSHNIEGYRGDRDLDTLIKFIESDTEGKGKAKSSSHSNGPLNFNNKQQRNNLRKDEIVAGTKPRKEQKSANSSIIIDEDEEKPSKGNRSSKQIPKEHRNGPTVDKSTESKLKKSNSMEEISNRKIEDLTAGPESGGLHAENISVQRRMKKQTLQEIDSVGRTSGVDRRSWGPEDHQYSCNEAAVSSTDDSSSSHPGGGRKRRGPVSDDRRRPERDATPAPASGSVSGTGEETGFCVFESKKRRKKRRSSSGIRSNPSSGVTLFADDGRRSGGGQYNTTQYPAVCQGSRESGYHQKKTFNGNSGFPPHDRTADDSGGSVVLYQYRRPRSPEHCRRKSTSSVPPSDKSDSSDLDSVHSLPVSSTTARPTLDQTSTSSGSTPQASYADIAKMASVNVTTSQGVYGGVGFGNSKWPAVSVPKGVVISPPTTSSTSTPSSNPQFITGPKVNIGAPPVSGSKLGNNPASPNSSSANSSHSNASTNAPNSSTSGDDTSPASSVNQDTDPVEPSAKFLNPIPDSRTKKDAMTNTTTDFKLVPPYSAEVESNPKTNVKPPEHPVNILLDSEYPSLEESLVCDKAERKLGKLPCQQAAPLQSSVSGNCDSLPQGQQANSPAAGVCLPNQVPTAVQDTKVLNTVLPTVLQSNPLQNQSCPSSQKSPCQDSASQEAKPTSNYNPSPQPEQHTISSVTQNHEMSPTPCIYPTPVSQSTVPPPAKHRSASRKVSSVSCPRPPVIIMNDDDSGTNYGDSAPVELTFGFEVNEQLLLLDGEEASGSDAVNDLSSPLENDAQISSDETGASVPRVSPVVDKTGRASSVGDDFSARFREPAVQAGNYDKIVDFVGMAWDDVLKEMSSTAVQSGAKVRYYSGQ
- the LOC126284672 gene encoding mucin-19 isoform X5 produces the protein MAPWPEQGNEPKAPDKICGKTGENALLDTSRVSCCASDDVEVSATLNKSDDKQVEEKNPNVSNLDDGQLKALLDEAITYKCPKDREGKSDLFRELLQEVEADESDSRRSGCTSVTSGTASVASSRCYSGNRRRGIPSRRDVTAVSERQTRGGSLQNLVHAASSEFDTTGFGGHGPAGRRRGARQKEQRATSVSARQREGGSLPSNVNVGGDCLLEDSRRRRRDPASAPVEDLAAAATAPARCGGGPGAIASLPVCHSSSDTDSTAVSDSVCGASDGGRPIPTSTISDRRDIGVAGGSDCEIGTELEVVQRSETAPRVPNFTSHATLEVGGKSISNRDSEVDTTVTLPLGLLQREKGSASVPVVNGVDQSPLQLASSYNSVKCIMGSVARSGSGAQEERTVSTTSAATKGNDAVLKRSVGAEAAKSGVAIHNNYPMQMQHLSVLSLPPNTWIATSLGSEQVGRVFQGSKDFPSDIKAKSLDENGNAVNRLESGQSNERKSKTRRTKTNNESNFIMSHNIEGYRGDRDLDTLIKFIESDTEGKGKAKSSSHSNGPLNFNNKQQRNNLRKDEIVAGTKPRKEQKSANSSIIIDEDEEKPSKGNRSSKQIPKEHRNGPTVDKSTESKLKKSNSMEEISNRKIEDLTAGPESGGLHAENISVQRRMKKQTLQEIDSVGRTSGVDRRSWGPEDHQYSCNEAAVSSTDDSSSSHPGGGRKRRGPVSDDRRRPERDATPAPASGSVSGTGEETGFCVFESKKRRKKRRSSSGIRSNPSSGVTLFADDGRRSGGGQYNTTQYPAVCQGSRESGYHQKKTFNGNSGFPPHDRTADDSGGSVVLYQYRRPRSPEHCRRKSTSSVPPSDKSDSSDLDSVHSLPVSSTTARPTLDQTSTSSGSTPQASYADIAKMASVNVTTSQGVYGGVGFGNSKWPAVSVPKGVVISPPTTSSTSTPSSNPQFITGPKVNIGAPPVSGSKLGNNPASPNSSSANSSHSNASTNAPNSSTSGDDTSPASSVNQDTDPVEPSAKFLNPIPDSRTKKDAMTNTTTDFKLVPPYSAEVESNPKTNVKPPEHPVNILLDSEYPSLEESLVCDKAERKLGKLPCQQAAPLQSSVSGNCDSLPQGQQANSPAAGVCLPNQVPTAVQDTKVLNTVLPTVLQSNPLQNQSCPSSQKSPCQDSASQEAKPTSNYNPSPQPEQHTISSVTQNHEMSPTPCIYPTPVSQSTVPPPAKHRSASRKVSSVSCPRPPVIIMNDDDSGTNYGDSAPVELTFGFEVNEQLLLLDGEEASGSDAVNDLSSPLENDAQISSDETGASVPRVSPVVDKTGRASSVGDDFSARFREPAVQAGNYDKIVDFVGMAWDDVLKEMSSTAVQSGAKVRYYSGQ